In Limosilactobacillus sp. WILCCON 0051, a single window of DNA contains:
- the cydD gene encoding thiol reductant ABC exporter subunit CydD: MIDRDLFQLPGSGAIVKRLVGIKILQAVFIIAQAAFLAGTLFMLWQGKGLYWLLLVGFIASYTLRQLLLWLEKWILDSFAEQTAVDLRARLLSKLYDQGPALVQENGTGSTVAMALDGIDEVNQYVKLTFDKTIGMMSVPVLILIAVGIFDWRSAVILLVTYPLIILFMIILGKAAKAKAEQQYGSFQHLSNNFIDSLRGIDTLKYLGLSKRYSKSIFTASEHFRKRTMAVLKVAMLSTFALDFFTTLSIAVVAVYLGFDLLNGRMALLNALAVLILAPEYYLPMRRFAGDFHATLNGRNSFHKMLTILNQPAQPRIEAPLHSWGSTDELAIDSMAFQYPKGTSIKPFSLRIKGWQKVGIIGMSGAGKTTLINLLSGFLTPKQGTIKIQDQTVTTLNLPDWQNQLLYLPQSPTIFTATVRQNVAFYTPDVSDEQIRAALATVGMTDWLAKLPDGLATMIGSGHRELSGGQAQRIALARALLDDRRRVMMFDEPTAHLDIETELELKERMLPLMDQRLVFFATHRLHWMKEMDWILVMDHGELVEQGTYDELLAKNGYFVSLINGMRGERHV, encoded by the coding sequence ATGATTGATCGTGATTTATTTCAATTGCCGGGTTCCGGCGCGATCGTGAAACGGCTTGTCGGAATAAAGATTCTGCAGGCCGTTTTTATTATCGCTCAGGCTGCCTTTTTAGCTGGCACGCTGTTTATGCTCTGGCAGGGAAAAGGACTGTATTGGCTGCTTTTAGTGGGTTTTATTGCCAGCTATACCTTGCGCCAGCTGCTTTTGTGGCTGGAAAAATGGATCCTGGATAGTTTTGCGGAACAGACGGCCGTTGATCTGCGGGCGCGGCTGTTAAGCAAACTCTATGATCAGGGGCCGGCCCTGGTGCAGGAAAATGGGACCGGGAGCACGGTTGCCATGGCGCTTGATGGTATCGACGAGGTCAATCAGTACGTTAAGCTGACGTTTGACAAGACGATCGGCATGATGAGCGTCCCCGTTTTGATCTTGATTGCCGTTGGGATTTTTGATTGGCGCTCAGCCGTGATCTTATTGGTGACCTATCCATTGATCATCCTGTTTATGATCATCCTGGGCAAGGCCGCCAAAGCCAAAGCCGAGCAGCAGTATGGCAGCTTTCAGCACCTGTCGAACAATTTCATCGATTCGCTGCGGGGGATCGACACGCTTAAGTATCTTGGCTTAAGCAAGCGCTACTCTAAAAGCATCTTTACGGCCAGCGAGCATTTTAGAAAACGAACGATGGCCGTACTGAAAGTCGCGATGCTTTCGACGTTTGCCCTGGACTTTTTTACGACGCTTTCCATCGCGGTAGTGGCCGTTTATCTGGGGTTTGATCTTTTAAATGGCCGCATGGCGCTTTTGAACGCGTTGGCCGTCTTGATCCTGGCACCGGAATACTACCTGCCGATGCGTCGGTTTGCTGGTGATTTCCATGCCACGCTCAATGGCCGCAACTCGTTTCATAAAATGCTGACGATCCTTAATCAGCCCGCGCAGCCGCGTATCGAAGCACCACTGCATTCCTGGGGATCAACTGATGAGCTGGCGATTGACTCAATGGCGTTTCAATATCCAAAAGGCACCAGTATTAAGCCATTTTCGCTTCGGATCAAAGGCTGGCAGAAAGTCGGCATCATTGGGATGAGCGGAGCGGGTAAGACGACTTTGATCAACCTTTTGAGCGGTTTTTTGACTCCTAAACAAGGCACGATCAAGATTCAGGATCAAACGGTAACGACGCTTAACTTGCCGGACTGGCAAAATCAGCTGCTTTATCTGCCGCAGTCGCCAACGATCTTTACGGCGACGGTGCGTCAAAACGTTGCCTTCTACACGCCAGACGTTTCTGATGAACAGATCAGGGCCGCGCTGGCAACGGTTGGCATGACGGATTGGCTGGCCAAGCTTCCCGATGGCCTGGCAACGATGATTGGGTCAGGACACCGCGAGCTTTCTGGCGGTCAGGCACAGCGAATTGCATTGGCCAGGGCATTGCTGGACGACAGGCGGCGGGTCATGATGTTTGACGAGCCAACCGCTCATCTGGACATTGAAACCGAACTGGAGCTGAAAGAACGCATGCTGCCGTTAATGGATCAGCGGCTGGTCTTTTTTGCTACGCATCGGCTGCATTGGATGAAGGAGATGGATTGGATCTTGGTAATGGATCATGGCGAGCTGGTTGAACAGGGAACCTATGACGAGCTTTTGGCAAAAAATGGCTATTTCGTCTCATTGATCAATGGAATGCGAGGTGAGCGGCATGTTTAG
- the cydB gene encoding cytochrome d ubiquinol oxidase subunit II, producing the protein MTMLQILWFFLIGLLFAAFFFLDGFDYGVGMAVKTLAHNEAERTQLIRTIGPVWDGNEVWLITAGGAMFASFPYWYATLFSGYYLILLVILVGLIIRGVSFEFRAQSPMEKKPRWDNTLALGSLIVPFFFGVMFISMIKGMPIDAQGNIQAHFFDYFNWFSIVGGVALTLLTYLHGLNYIALKTTGAIQARAQNYSQAFYWVLYLGEVIFALLLLFQTDFIKVHPLSTLLGLALIVAFSVLAHANTFKNRNGWAFVFSGLTLVSLVALLFSGLFPRLMISSISSQYDLMIKSASSSNYTLIVMTIATLVLVPCILVYTAFAYWIFRKRIEMPRVEVR; encoded by the coding sequence ATGACAATGCTGCAGATATTATGGTTCTTTTTGATCGGTCTGCTGTTTGCGGCCTTCTTCTTTTTGGATGGCTTTGACTATGGCGTTGGCATGGCGGTTAAAACCCTGGCTCATAACGAGGCCGAGCGCACCCAGCTGATTCGTACGATTGGTCCGGTCTGGGATGGCAATGAGGTTTGGCTGATCACGGCGGGCGGGGCGATGTTTGCTTCGTTTCCATACTGGTACGCCACGCTGTTTTCCGGCTACTACCTGATTTTACTGGTGATTTTGGTTGGTTTGATTATCCGGGGCGTTTCGTTTGAGTTTCGGGCGCAGAGTCCCATGGAAAAAAAGCCGCGGTGGGATAACACGCTGGCATTGGGCAGTCTGATCGTACCATTCTTTTTTGGCGTGATGTTTATCTCGATGATCAAAGGGATGCCAATCGACGCGCAGGGAAACATTCAAGCTCACTTTTTCGACTACTTTAACTGGTTTTCGATCGTCGGCGGCGTTGCGCTGACTTTGCTGACCTACCTGCACGGCTTGAACTATATCGCGCTCAAGACAACGGGGGCGATTCAGGCACGGGCCCAAAACTACAGCCAGGCGTTCTACTGGGTTCTGTATCTGGGCGAGGTGATCTTTGCGCTGCTTTTGCTCTTCCAAACCGACTTTATCAAGGTGCATCCATTGTCAACACTGCTGGGGCTGGCTTTAATCGTTGCCTTTTCGGTGCTGGCTCATGCCAATACCTTCAAAAACCGCAATGGCTGGGCGTTCGTTTTCAGTGGTCTGACGCTGGTTTCACTGGTAGCACTGCTGTTTAGCGGCTTGTTCCCACGGTTGATGATTTCTTCGATCAGCAGTCAGTATGATTTGATGATCAAGAGCGCGTCATCTTCCAACTACACGCTGATTGTGATGACGATTGCGACGCTGGTTCTGGTGCCATGCATTTTGGTATATACGGCCTTTGCCTACTGGATCTTCCGCAAGCGGATTGAGATGCCGCGCGTTGAGGTACGTTAA
- a CDS encoding cytochrome ubiquinol oxidase subunit I: MTIVNLARFQFAMTTVFHFFFVPFSIGTVFVVAIMESIYVHTKNEQYQRMAKFWGKIFLLSFAVGVVTGLIQEFQFGMNWSDYSRFMGDIFGAPLAFEALLSFFIESTFIGLWMFTWDRVGKKLHLFFIWMVVFGTMTSALWILTANSFMQHPVGYTIRNGRAEMVDFGALLTNPQLFFEYGHVILGALLTGATIITGLAAFQLLKKRQLSKENTKVYHKTMRLGMTLMLVFSVATMLMGDLQMKYLIKEQPMKFAATEAVYKTTGKQAPWTVVGIADTKTHEVKGKIDIPVMLSVLSYGKTTGSVKGMEQVNAELKKQYGTTIAGHKMNYYVPVNTLFWSFRVMAGFGALIALCSLVGLILTHKNKMTLYQHRWCLWVMALLTFAPFLMNTSGWLITELGRAPWTVYGLFTIAQSVSPNVSVASLLISNIVYFCLFSSLAVILIGLIVRALHNDPFDQAAASAKIMDPFAKGAF, encoded by the coding sequence ATGACAATCGTTAATCTAGCTCGTTTCCAATTTGCGATGACGACCGTTTTTCACTTCTTTTTCGTTCCGTTTTCGATCGGGACCGTTTTTGTCGTTGCAATCATGGAATCGATTTATGTTCATACCAAAAATGAACAGTATCAACGAATGGCAAAATTCTGGGGCAAGATCTTCCTGCTCAGTTTTGCCGTTGGCGTGGTCACAGGGCTGATTCAGGAATTCCAGTTTGGGATGAATTGGTCCGACTACTCACGCTTTATGGGTGATATTTTTGGCGCGCCGCTTGCTTTTGAGGCGCTGCTGTCGTTTTTTATCGAGTCAACGTTTATTGGCTTGTGGATGTTTACCTGGGATCGGGTTGGCAAGAAACTGCACTTGTTCTTTATTTGGATGGTCGTGTTCGGAACAATGACCTCCGCGCTTTGGATTCTGACTGCCAACTCTTTCATGCAGCATCCCGTCGGCTATACAATTCGCAATGGCCGGGCCGAAATGGTTGACTTTGGTGCCTTACTGACGAATCCGCAGCTGTTCTTTGAATACGGTCACGTCATTTTGGGGGCGCTGTTAACCGGGGCGACGATCATTACCGGTCTGGCTGCCTTCCAGCTGCTTAAGAAACGGCAGCTGTCAAAGGAAAACACTAAAGTCTATCACAAGACGATGCGGCTGGGCATGACATTGATGCTGGTCTTCTCTGTAGCAACGATGCTGATGGGGGACCTGCAGATGAAGTACCTGATCAAGGAACAGCCAATGAAGTTTGCCGCTACGGAAGCCGTCTACAAGACCACGGGCAAACAGGCGCCTTGGACGGTGGTCGGGATTGCTGATACCAAGACCCATGAAGTCAAGGGCAAGATCGACATTCCCGTGATGCTGAGCGTGCTTTCTTATGGCAAGACGACTGGTTCCGTCAAAGGGATGGAGCAGGTCAACGCTGAGCTTAAGAAGCAGTATGGTACGACGATTGCTGGTCACAAGATGAACTACTATGTACCAGTCAACACGCTGTTCTGGAGCTTCCGGGTGATGGCTGGCTTTGGGGCTTTGATCGCACTGTGCTCGCTGGTTGGCCTGATTCTGACGCATAAAAACAAGATGACGCTCTATCAGCATCGTTGGTGTCTTTGGGTAATGGCGCTCTTGACGTTTGCGCCGTTCTTGATGAATACCAGCGGCTGGCTGATTACGGAACTGGGCCGGGCACCATGGACGGTCTATGGTCTGTTTACGATTGCTCAAAGCGTCTCGCCAAACGTTTCAGTGGCTTCGCTCTTGATTTCCAACATCGTCTACTTCTGTCTGTTCAGCAGTCTGGCAGTGATCCTGATCGGCTTGATCGTACGGGCGCTGCACAACGATCCATTCGATCAGGCTGCGGCATCGGCTAAGATTATGGATCCATTTGCTAAGGGGGCGTTTTAA
- a CDS encoding 2,3-butanediol dehydrogenase — protein MKAAVWHGVKDIRVEDVELKPLKSDEVVVKVAWAGICGSDLHEYVEGPVFIPVDKVDELTGGQAPLTMGHEFSGIVEAVGENVTDVKIGDHVTVNPTVTRERWSDDLNVYDGYSFIGLSCDGGFTTFVNVPAHSIYHLPSEFPLKLAATIEPTAVAVQAIKEGSLKFGDTTAIFGAGPIGCLVTAAAKAAGARKIIVCDLSESRLNKAIEMGATDVINSGQVDAVKEIRKLVPHGVDVAFEVAGVQPTFIQAIHATKPRGTMVVVSIFARPIEFNPMLLTNSGVKVTSTIAYSRQTFKQTVDLVTQHKIEVAPIITKEIALDDIVAEGFETLINDKKQAKILVELSGE, from the coding sequence ATGAAAGCAGCAGTTTGGCATGGCGTAAAAGACATCCGTGTGGAAGATGTTGAATTAAAGCCTTTAAAATCTGATGAAGTCGTTGTAAAAGTCGCTTGGGCCGGCATTTGCGGCAGCGATTTACATGAGTACGTCGAAGGTCCGGTTTTCATTCCAGTCGATAAGGTCGATGAACTGACTGGCGGCCAGGCACCGCTGACAATGGGACATGAATTTTCTGGGATTGTTGAGGCAGTTGGCGAAAACGTCACTGATGTTAAAATCGGTGATCACGTTACCGTCAATCCGACCGTTACTCGTGAACGCTGGAGTGATGATCTCAACGTTTATGACGGCTACTCCTTTATTGGATTAAGCTGTGATGGCGGTTTTACCACCTTCGTCAACGTCCCTGCACACAGCATTTATCATTTGCCAAGTGAATTTCCTTTAAAGCTGGCGGCCACGATTGAACCAACCGCCGTTGCCGTGCAGGCCATCAAGGAAGGTTCATTGAAATTCGGCGATACGACGGCAATTTTCGGCGCTGGCCCAATCGGCTGTCTGGTTACGGCGGCGGCTAAGGCAGCGGGCGCTAGAAAGATTATTGTCTGCGATCTGTCTGAGAGCCGTTTAAACAAGGCAATTGAAATGGGCGCAACCGACGTCATCAATTCTGGCCAGGTCGATGCCGTTAAGGAGATTCGCAAGCTGGTACCACATGGCGTTGACGTTGCCTTTGAAGTCGCGGGCGTACAGCCTACATTTATTCAGGCGATTCACGCAACCAAACCGCGGGGCACGATGGTTGTCGTTTCAATTTTCGCGCGTCCAATTGAATTCAATCCGATGCTTTTAACCAACAGCGGCGTTAAGGTCACCTCAACGATCGCCTACTCGCGCCAGACGTTTAAGCAGACCGTTGACTTGGTTACGCAGCACAAGATTGAGGTCGCCCCAATCATCACCAAGGAAATCGCGCTTGATGACATCGTTGCAGAAGGCTTTGAAACACTGATCAACGATAAAAAGCAGGCCAAGATTCTGGTTGAGCTGAGTGGTGAATAA